The following proteins are encoded in a genomic region of Brachypodium distachyon strain Bd21 chromosome 1, Brachypodium_distachyon_v3.0, whole genome shotgun sequence:
- the LOC100831012 gene encoding serine/threonine-protein kinase svkA isoform X1 produces MSDSASMAAATEARFSNRDLIGRGSFGDVYRGFDKELNKEVAIKVIDLEEAEDDIEDIQKEISVLSQCRCPYITDYYGSYLHQTKLWIVMEYMAGGSVADLLQAGPPLDEVSIACILRDLLHAIEYLHSEGKIHRDIKAANILLTESGDVKVADFGVSAQLTKTMSRRKTFVGTPFWMAPEVIQNSDGYNEKADIWSLGITAIEMAKGEPPLADIHPMRVLFIIPRENPPQLDEHFSKLMKEFVSLCLRKNPSERPSAKELLKHRFIKNARKTPKLLERIRERPKFTVKGSIDATQNGQAHIEEDDYGGTMKVEANTKHAASPSSQGTVRKAAGWDFPDKSEVTGTVRAGLRPPQVTSTKDGRFDMPYNPNTLKRTADRENQWRTSGTGSEEPPSTTMSKKEAQNDYGRLESSTEDNEQSVSGSGTVVLRSPRASQVYSATPNHSSKPPSRFSSYEDTSSSGTVVRNQSEELETPRSSRSRLGIQEKTSNASLEDSAINLAEAKAALQAGFRKGNARERPVINKHEKESHEPRFSGVNSHEGRSESVDSQKGRKSRQPSDGQSAPRASGSAASPALSSLITPSLKEATGDKFEGPVVNTVLNSLMDLEHEIPGSCEVLVGRLLHRLGSSKDSSLQSLHETAISIFAKKPETPSEPASNKKLVSIPPLAAPTVSPLAKFLLTRWQNQVTQDLNSD; encoded by the exons ATGTCGGACTCGGCGTCGATGGCGGCCGCCACAGAGGCGCGCTTCAGCAACCGCGACCTCATCGGCCGCGGCTCCTTCGGCGATGTGTACAGAGG GTTTGACAAGGAATTGAACAAGGAAGTTGCGATAAAAGTTATTGACCTTGAAGAAGC CGAGGATGATATTGAAGATATCCAAAAG GAAATATCTGTTTTGTCACAATGCCGGTGCCCATATATAACTGACTATTATGGCTCTTACCTTCACCAAACCAAATTGTGGATAGTAATGGAGTACATGGCTGGTGGTTCTGTTGCTGACCTA CTCCAAGCTGGCCCTCCTCTGGATGAAGTATCTATTGCGTGCATTCTAAGAGACTTGTTACATGCAATTGAATATCTGCATTCGGAAGGAAAGATTCACCGTGACATTAAAG CGGCAAATATCCTCCTGACTGAAAGTGGAGATGTGAAG GTTGCAGACTTCGGTGTTTCTGCACAACTGACTAAAACAATGTCTAGGAGAAAG ACATTTGTCGGAACTCCCTTTTGGATGGCACCTGAGGTTATTCAGAATTCTGATGGGTACAATGAAAAG GCGGATATCTGGTCTTTAGGTATAACTGCTATAGAAATGGCAAAAGGTGAACCCCCTTTGGCAGATATTCATCCCATGAGAGTTCTTTTCATAATACCCCGCGAAAATCCTCCCCAG CTTGATGAGCATTTCTCTAAACTGATGAAAGAGTTTGTGTCACTATGTTTAAGGAAGAATCCATCAGAG AGGCCTAGTGCTAAGGAACTTCTTAAGCATCGGTTCATAAAAAATGCCAGAAAAACTCCGAAGCTTCTGGAGAGAATAAG AGAGCGGCCAAAGTTTACAGTAAAAGGCAGCATCGATGCCACACAAAATGGTCAAGCACAtattgaagaagatgattaTGGAGGTACTATGAAGGTTGAGGCGAATACAAAACATGCAGCTTCTCCTTCCAG TCAAGGAACAGTTAGGAAAGCTGCTGGATGGGATTTTCCTGATAAATCGGAGGTCACAGGAACTGTTCGAGCTGGTTTAAGACCACCGCAAGTAACGTCCACCAAGGATGGTAGATTTGATATGCCTTATAATCCAAATACTCTAAAACGTACAGCTGATCGAGAAAATCAGTGGAGAACATCTGGGACTGGATCTGAAGAACCGCCATCAACAACCATGTCTAAGAAAGAAGCGCAGAATGATTATGGGAGACTAGAAAGTTCTACAGAAGAT AATGAGCAGTCTGTAAGTGGGTCTGGCACTGTTGTGTTACGCTCTCCAAGAGCGTCTCAGGTCTACTCAGCAACTCCTAATCACAGTTCCAAG CCTCCTAGCAGATTCTCCTCATATGAAGATACATCTTCCAGTGGGACAGTAGTTCGTAATCAAAGTGAAGAACTAGAAACTCCACGATCTTCAAGATCAAGACTGGGGATCCAAGAAAAAACATCAAATGCTTCACTTGAGGATAGTGCTATTAACCTTGCAGAG GCAAAGGCTGCTCTACAAGCTGGGTTCAGAAAGGGAAATGCTCGAGAAAGACCAGTTATCAACAAACATGAAAAGGAATCACATGAACCTAGATTTTCTGGGGTAAACAGTCATGAGGGTAGAAG TGAGAGTGTTGACTCGCAAAAAGGTCGCAAATCACGGCAACCATCTGATGGGCAATCAGCTCCTCGTGCTTCTGGTTCTGCAGCTTCTCCTGCACTCTCATCACTGATAACTCCTTCTCTGAAAGAG GCTACTGGTGACAAGTTTGAAGGTCCTGTTGTTAACACAGTTCTCAATTCTCTGATGGATCTAGAACATGAGATACCTGGATCCTGTGAGGTATTAGTTGGCAGATTGCTTCATCGCCTAGGGAG CTCGAAGGATTCCTCTTTGCAAAGTCTTCACGAGACAGCAATCTCGATTTTTGCAAAGAAACCTGAAACTCCCTCTGAACCTGCAAGCAACAAGAAGCTAGTTAGTATTCCACCATTGGCTGCTCCTACCGTAAGCCCTCTGGCGAAGTTTCTTCTTACCAG GTGGCAAAACCAAGTTACCCAAGACCTTAACTCCGATTGA
- the LOC100831012 gene encoding serine/threonine-protein kinase svkA isoform X2 yields MSDSASMAAATEARFSNRDLIGRGSFGDVYRGFDKELNKEVAIKVIDLEEAEDDIEDIQKEISVLSQCRCPYITDYYGSYLHQTKLWIVMEYMAGGSVADLLQAGPPLDEVSIACILRDLLHAIEYLHSEGKIHRDIKAANILLTESGDVKVADFGVSAQLTKTMSRRKTFVGTPFWMAPEVIQNSDGYNEKADIWSLGITAIEMAKGEPPLADIHPMRVLFIIPRENPPQLDEHFSKLMKEFVSLCLRKNPSERPSAKELLKHRFIKNARKTPKLLERIRERPKFTVKGSIDATQNGQAHIEEDDYGGTMKVEANTKHAASPSSQGTVRKAAGWDFPDKSEVTGTVRAGLRPPQVTSTKDGRFDMPYNPNTLKRTADRENQWRTSGTGSEEPPSTTMSKKEAQNDYGRLESSTEDSVSGSGTVVLRSPRASQVYSATPNHSSKPPSRFSSYEDTSSSGTVVRNQSEELETPRSSRSRLGIQEKTSNASLEDSAINLAEAKAALQAGFRKGNARERPVINKHEKESHEPRFSGVNSHEGRSESVDSQKGRKSRQPSDGQSAPRASGSAASPALSSLITPSLKEATGDKFEGPVVNTVLNSLMDLEHEIPGSCEVLVGRLLHRLGSSKDSSLQSLHETAISIFAKKPETPSEPASNKKLVSIPPLAAPTVSPLAKFLLTRWQNQVTQDLNSD; encoded by the exons ATGTCGGACTCGGCGTCGATGGCGGCCGCCACAGAGGCGCGCTTCAGCAACCGCGACCTCATCGGCCGCGGCTCCTTCGGCGATGTGTACAGAGG GTTTGACAAGGAATTGAACAAGGAAGTTGCGATAAAAGTTATTGACCTTGAAGAAGC CGAGGATGATATTGAAGATATCCAAAAG GAAATATCTGTTTTGTCACAATGCCGGTGCCCATATATAACTGACTATTATGGCTCTTACCTTCACCAAACCAAATTGTGGATAGTAATGGAGTACATGGCTGGTGGTTCTGTTGCTGACCTA CTCCAAGCTGGCCCTCCTCTGGATGAAGTATCTATTGCGTGCATTCTAAGAGACTTGTTACATGCAATTGAATATCTGCATTCGGAAGGAAAGATTCACCGTGACATTAAAG CGGCAAATATCCTCCTGACTGAAAGTGGAGATGTGAAG GTTGCAGACTTCGGTGTTTCTGCACAACTGACTAAAACAATGTCTAGGAGAAAG ACATTTGTCGGAACTCCCTTTTGGATGGCACCTGAGGTTATTCAGAATTCTGATGGGTACAATGAAAAG GCGGATATCTGGTCTTTAGGTATAACTGCTATAGAAATGGCAAAAGGTGAACCCCCTTTGGCAGATATTCATCCCATGAGAGTTCTTTTCATAATACCCCGCGAAAATCCTCCCCAG CTTGATGAGCATTTCTCTAAACTGATGAAAGAGTTTGTGTCACTATGTTTAAGGAAGAATCCATCAGAG AGGCCTAGTGCTAAGGAACTTCTTAAGCATCGGTTCATAAAAAATGCCAGAAAAACTCCGAAGCTTCTGGAGAGAATAAG AGAGCGGCCAAAGTTTACAGTAAAAGGCAGCATCGATGCCACACAAAATGGTCAAGCACAtattgaagaagatgattaTGGAGGTACTATGAAGGTTGAGGCGAATACAAAACATGCAGCTTCTCCTTCCAG TCAAGGAACAGTTAGGAAAGCTGCTGGATGGGATTTTCCTGATAAATCGGAGGTCACAGGAACTGTTCGAGCTGGTTTAAGACCACCGCAAGTAACGTCCACCAAGGATGGTAGATTTGATATGCCTTATAATCCAAATACTCTAAAACGTACAGCTGATCGAGAAAATCAGTGGAGAACATCTGGGACTGGATCTGAAGAACCGCCATCAACAACCATGTCTAAGAAAGAAGCGCAGAATGATTATGGGAGACTAGAAAGTTCTACAGAAGAT TCTGTAAGTGGGTCTGGCACTGTTGTGTTACGCTCTCCAAGAGCGTCTCAGGTCTACTCAGCAACTCCTAATCACAGTTCCAAG CCTCCTAGCAGATTCTCCTCATATGAAGATACATCTTCCAGTGGGACAGTAGTTCGTAATCAAAGTGAAGAACTAGAAACTCCACGATCTTCAAGATCAAGACTGGGGATCCAAGAAAAAACATCAAATGCTTCACTTGAGGATAGTGCTATTAACCTTGCAGAG GCAAAGGCTGCTCTACAAGCTGGGTTCAGAAAGGGAAATGCTCGAGAAAGACCAGTTATCAACAAACATGAAAAGGAATCACATGAACCTAGATTTTCTGGGGTAAACAGTCATGAGGGTAGAAG TGAGAGTGTTGACTCGCAAAAAGGTCGCAAATCACGGCAACCATCTGATGGGCAATCAGCTCCTCGTGCTTCTGGTTCTGCAGCTTCTCCTGCACTCTCATCACTGATAACTCCTTCTCTGAAAGAG GCTACTGGTGACAAGTTTGAAGGTCCTGTTGTTAACACAGTTCTCAATTCTCTGATGGATCTAGAACATGAGATACCTGGATCCTGTGAGGTATTAGTTGGCAGATTGCTTCATCGCCTAGGGAG CTCGAAGGATTCCTCTTTGCAAAGTCTTCACGAGACAGCAATCTCGATTTTTGCAAAGAAACCTGAAACTCCCTCTGAACCTGCAAGCAACAAGAAGCTAGTTAGTATTCCACCATTGGCTGCTCCTACCGTAAGCCCTCTGGCGAAGTTTCTTCTTACCAG GTGGCAAAACCAAGTTACCCAAGACCTTAACTCCGATTGA